A single region of the Gemella sp. zg-570 genome encodes:
- the dnaB gene encoding replicative DNA helicase, whose product MNNNEYEAILQAEQSVLGALMIDSDKLVEVRGILEEDDFIDERNKEIYRAIIKLNDENIEPDHATIFSEVYGKGAFRNIDASIYIVEVYEITPTSRNVSHYANIVKRNSIYREVKSVLSNNIKKMNDGETDLDSIVATVMEQIERATERAKTSEFKDIKNVTQDVFNEIIAKMTGDGNNNAVPTGFTTLDNILHGFSKGDLVILAARPSMGKTAFALNIALNVAGRNEKPENKKTVALFSLEMGAEQLVSRMLCSEGMVDSEKIRTGNMSQEDLQALEVGMAFLNNKNIYIDDSPFIKVNEVKAKCKTLKNESGLDLIIIDYLQLLQGSRKTDNRQQEVSEISRSLKQMARELECPVIALSQLSRSVESRQDKKPMMSDLRESGSIEQDADIVAFLYRDDYYNRDKDEDMPENKDVATVEVIVAKHRNGSTGNAELLFLKKYNKFSVKQGA is encoded by the coding sequence ATGAACAATAATGAATATGAGGCAATACTCCAGGCAGAGCAATCTGTTTTAGGAGCCTTGATGATAGATTCTGATAAGCTAGTTGAAGTTCGTGGTATTTTAGAAGAAGATGATTTTATAGATGAGCGTAATAAAGAAATTTATAGGGCAATAATCAAATTAAATGATGAAAATATAGAACCCGACCATGCAACTATTTTTAGTGAAGTCTATGGCAAGGGAGCCTTTAGAAATATTGACGCCTCAATTTATATAGTAGAAGTTTATGAGATTACACCAACATCAAGAAATGTTAGCCATTATGCCAATATAGTAAAACGTAATTCTATTTATCGGGAAGTCAAGAGTGTCTTATCAAATAATATTAAAAAAATGAATGATGGAGAAACTGACCTTGATTCGATAGTTGCAACGGTAATGGAGCAAATAGAAAGAGCGACAGAAAGAGCAAAAACTTCTGAATTTAAGGATATAAAAAATGTAACTCAAGACGTTTTTAATGAAATTATCGCTAAGATGACCGGTGATGGAAATAATAATGCAGTGCCGACTGGTTTTACAACTTTAGATAATATTTTGCATGGTTTTTCTAAGGGAGATTTGGTTATATTAGCGGCTCGTCCGTCTATGGGCAAAACAGCATTCGCACTTAATATAGCCTTAAATGTTGCAGGGCGAAACGAAAAACCTGAAAATAAAAAAACAGTAGCTTTATTTTCACTAGAGATGGGGGCAGAACAGTTAGTATCTCGTATGCTTTGTAGCGAAGGTATGGTTGACTCGGAAAAAATTCGTACAGGAAATATGTCGCAAGAGGACCTGCAAGCTCTTGAGGTAGGTATGGCTTTTTTAAATAATAAAAATATTTACATAGATGATAGTCCCTTTATCAAGGTTAATGAAGTTAAAGCCAAATGCAAGACCTTAAAAAATGAGTCTGGCTTAGATTTGATAATTATAGATTATTTACAGCTATTACAGGGGTCAAGAAAAACTGATAATAGGCAGCAGGAAGTTTCAGAAATTTCAAGAAGTTTAAAACAGATGGCAAGGGAATTAGAATGTCCAGTAATAGCCCTTTCTCAATTATCTCGTAGTGTGGAAAGTCGTCAAGATAAAAAACCTATGATGAGTGATTTGCGTGAATCGGGAAGTATAGAGCAAGATGCTGATATTGTTGCATTCTTATATCGAGATGACTACTATAATCGTGATAAGGATGAAGACATGCCAGAAAATAAAGATGTAGCAACCGTAGAAGTAATTGTCGCAAAACATAGAAATGGTTCTACAGGTAATGCAGAATTATTATTTTTAAAGAAATACAATAAATTTAGTGTCAAACAAGGAGCGTAA
- the rplI gene encoding 50S ribosomal protein L9 produces the protein MKVIFIEDVKGKGKKGEVKEIADGYAKFLLSNKKVLEANNANMAVLRGQQQRKEKDKAEELAKAKEVAEKLSKLEIKILVKAGEGGRLFGSVSSKQVAEELRKQHDLKVDKKKIELPYGIQSLGYTNVKIKLHNQVEGVIKVHVVEK, from the coding sequence ATGAAAGTAATTTTTATTGAAGATGTAAAAGGAAAAGGGAAAAAAGGAGAGGTCAAAGAAATTGCTGACGGTTATGCAAAATTTCTTTTATCAAATAAAAAAGTTTTAGAGGCTAATAATGCCAATATGGCAGTATTAAGAGGTCAACAACAACGTAAAGAAAAAGATAAGGCTGAAGAATTAGCTAAGGCTAAAGAAGTCGCAGAAAAATTATCAAAATTAGAAATCAAAATACTTGTAAAAGCTGGTGAGGGTGGTCGTCTATTCGGTTCAGTTTCGTCAAAACAAGTAGCAGAAGAATTAAGAAAACAACATGACCTAAAAGTTGACAAGAAAAAAATTGAATTACCTTACGGTATTCAATCATTAGGCTACACAAATGTAAAAATAAAACTGCACAACCAAGTAGAAGGTGTGATAAAAGTTCATGTAGTAGAAAAATAA
- a CDS encoding DHH family phosphoesterase: MFKKGNFYLSIATAFVVLGGIILLLIDIYSFFVYLAVIIGLFLPAYMYGRKIEQTNQEYVNEITNKIKDSSDKGLNKFPIGIIIIDEKNNIEWANNYIYKHLDLDDIIGENILEVIPEIKSLFGVEASVDNQFIIEDKYFRVNYKKDSGYIYFFDITEIKVVMQRFRDTRPVVMSINIDNQEEVYDGLEDEVATRLDSKITSMLTDWAKKNGVYLKRTDEDRFLGLLNIKDLKIIEKEKFSILDEIRNLKEEFDTQVTISVGVGLGTDFLPELGELSKTALDLSLGRGGDQVAIKEVDGTIRLYGGKTNPQERRTRIKARVISNALADIVKESDRLIVMGHIQPDFDAIGACIGIYEFAKLNNKECYIVLNDSDKDETIKKIMTEIEKEENLAEIFVDSDKAWDLMTPLTTLVIVDTSDSDRVIDVGILNKANKKVIIDHHRRGEDIIANPLLTYIEPYASSASELIAELIEYQAKGKRLDNLSATIMLGGIVVDSQNFAIRTGSRTFDVAAYLRSNGADPIKIKAILKEPLENFINRAEIISSATQIADNILVSLAPDYKEYTNVMLAQSADILLTIKGIDASFVVGKLGKDKIGISARSLGNLNVQVVMERLGGGGHLSNAATQISGDNLEDVKVELIKAIEEILISK, translated from the coding sequence ATGTTTAAAAAAGGAAATTTTTATCTTAGTATTGCAACTGCTTTTGTGGTACTAGGAGGAATAATTTTATTATTAATTGATATATACAGTTTTTTTGTCTATCTTGCTGTAATTATTGGCTTGTTTTTACCAGCATATATGTATGGTAGAAAAATTGAACAGACTAATCAGGAGTATGTAAACGAAATAACAAATAAAATTAAGGATTCTTCTGACAAGGGGCTTAATAAATTTCCTATTGGAATTATTATTATTGATGAAAAAAATAATATTGAATGGGCAAATAATTATATCTATAAGCACTTAGACTTAGATGATATTATAGGAGAAAATATATTAGAAGTTATCCCAGAAATAAAATCTTTATTTGGAGTAGAAGCATCAGTCGACAACCAGTTTATCATAGAAGACAAATATTTCAGGGTAAACTATAAAAAAGATAGTGGATATATTTATTTTTTTGATATTACAGAAATTAAGGTTGTTATGCAGAGATTTAGGGATACTCGACCAGTAGTAATGTCTATAAATATTGATAATCAAGAAGAAGTTTATGACGGCTTAGAAGATGAAGTAGCGACTAGACTAGATTCAAAAATAACAAGTATGCTTACTGATTGGGCTAAGAAAAATGGGGTATATCTAAAGCGTACTGATGAAGATAGATTTTTAGGTCTACTTAATATTAAAGACTTAAAAATTATAGAAAAAGAAAAATTTTCCATACTAGATGAAATTAGAAATTTAAAAGAAGAATTTGACACCCAAGTAACAATTAGTGTTGGTGTTGGTTTGGGAACTGACTTTTTACCAGAATTGGGAGAACTTTCCAAAACAGCCTTAGACCTTTCTTTAGGAAGAGGGGGCGACCAAGTTGCCATAAAAGAAGTTGACGGTACTATCAGACTTTATGGAGGAAAAACCAATCCTCAAGAAAGACGTACTCGTATTAAGGCGCGTGTCATTTCTAATGCCCTAGCTGATATTGTAAAAGAAAGTGATAGGCTTATAGTTATGGGGCATATTCAACCAGACTTTGATGCCATAGGAGCTTGTATAGGAATTTACGAATTTGCAAAACTTAATAACAAGGAATGTTACATTGTTTTAAATGATAGTGATAAGGATGAAACTATTAAAAAAATAATGACCGAAATTGAAAAAGAAGAGAATTTAGCTGAAATTTTTGTTGATAGCGATAAGGCTTGGGACTTGATGACACCTCTAACAACTTTGGTAATAGTAGATACGTCAGATTCTGACAGGGTAATAGATGTAGGCATATTAAATAAGGCTAACAAAAAAGTAATAATCGACCACCACAGAAGAGGGGAAGATATAATTGCTAATCCTCTATTAACCTATATAGAACCCTATGCTTCATCAGCTTCTGAACTTATAGCAGAACTTATAGAATATCAAGCTAAGGGTAAAAGATTAGATAATTTATCTGCAACCATTATGTTGGGTGGAATTGTTGTTGATTCACAAAATTTTGCTATAAGAACAGGATCAAGAACATTCGATGTGGCAGCCTATTTAAGAAGTAATGGGGCAGACCCTATAAAAATAAAAGCAATTCTTAAAGAGCCACTAGAAAACTTTATTAATAGGGCAGAAATAATTAGTTCGGCTACTCAGATAGCTGATAACATTTTAGTATCTCTTGCTCCTGACTATAAAGAATATACTAATGTTATGCTTGCTCAGAGTGCTGATATACTTTTAACAATTAAAGGAATTGATGCTAGTTTTGTAGTGGGTAAATTAGGAAAAGACAAAATAGGAATATCAGCCCGATCTTTAGGCAACTTAAATGTTCAAGTTGTTATGGAGCGTTTGGGTGGTGGAGGACATCTATCTAATGCTGCTACGCAGATAAGTGGAGATAATTTAGAAGATGTAAAAGTTGAACTTATCAAGGCTATTGAAGAAATATTAATTTCAAAATAA
- a CDS encoding DUF2232 domain-containing protein: MTNEVAKFEKKLQLIFSKQFFFREPERKKIWLHSISYLLINSLGIVLNIWLITGIASVSLAIYTLGAKGYKIFTPLASLSILIALLFGSYYALIWTIIHTIIVLIIYFSIINRFSKILILVYTAVFLFFSISLSFSILIKLGYINFNPQAIQNYIDEYIRSVVSLQTNIDVDLLRLSFEDIKRHFPSLVFSTIFLYSLILLNYSLIFLSKEKVITPVFPRFSYVLVRSRYTIYYVILSFIVYFAQLLISNKYDMSLLILENSLYIFRWIFVLNGLFTCFYFVEIKNKNNMFVKTLLAVSAYLFNSIFEIIGIVDSVFQIREMYSRHKGGK, from the coding sequence TTGACTAATGAAGTTGCTAAGTTTGAAAAAAAATTACAATTAATTTTTAGTAAACAATTTTTCTTTAGAGAACCAGAAAGAAAAAAAATATGGCTACACAGTATTTCATATTTATTAATCAATTCGTTAGGAATTGTTTTGAATATATGGCTTATTACAGGAATAGCTTCTGTTTCTCTTGCCATATATACACTAGGAGCTAAGGGCTATAAAATTTTCACACCACTTGCCTCATTATCCATATTAATTGCCCTTTTATTCGGTAGTTACTATGCTCTTATTTGGACGATAATACACACTATTATAGTTTTAATAATATATTTTTCTATAATTAATAGATTTTCAAAAATATTAATATTAGTTTACACAGCAGTATTTTTATTTTTTTCTATAAGTTTATCCTTTAGCATTTTAATAAAATTAGGCTATATCAATTTCAATCCTCAAGCTATTCAAAACTATATTGATGAATATATAAGAAGCGTAGTTAGCTTGCAAACAAATATTGATGTTGATTTATTACGTTTAAGTTTTGAAGATATAAAAAGGCATTTCCCATCGCTTGTCTTTTCTACCATATTTTTATATTCTTTAATTTTATTAAATTATAGCCTAATATTTTTATCAAAAGAGAAGGTAATAACGCCAGTATTTCCTAGGTTTAGTTATGTTTTGGTACGTTCAAGATATACTATTTACTATGTGATACTATCTTTTATCGTGTACTTTGCACAGCTATTAATAAGTAATAAGTATGATATGAGCCTACTAATATTGGAAAATTCTCTTTATATATTCCGTTGGATTTTTGTCTTAAATGGTTTGTTCACTTGTTTTTATTTTGTAGAAATTAAAAATAAAAATAATATGTTTGTAAAAACACTATTAGCTGTATCTGCATATTTATTTAATTCTATATTTGAAATTATTGGAATTGTCGATTCTGTATTTCAAATTAGAGAAATGTACTCTAGGCATAAAGGAGGTAAGTAG
- a CDS encoding RDD family protein: MSEQNNPKETNYIEEENIAENNLTTKTTEQVNNNFSDFENQIKENTEENHNKKAKDIKIENTLDEYLSISKNFYGGFFLRFVAYLVDLLIVIHLTRLLNTLTFGFLDFDYSIPVFNYTILFAITYFLYFLSMTYFLSQTLGKMLLKLKVEKYNGEKLSLVDTFYREIIGRFLSQVLFLLPYLAVAFTNRKKGLHDYIADTVVIKEDFSNLRAKLNESLKKEVKIIN, from the coding sequence ATGAGTGAACAAAATAACCCAAAAGAAACTAATTACATTGAAGAAGAAAATATTGCTGAAAATAATTTAACTACTAAAACTACTGAACAAGTAAACAATAATTTTTCAGATTTTGAAAATCAAATAAAAGAAAATACTGAAGAAAATCATAATAAAAAGGCTAAGGATATAAAAATAGAAAATACACTAGATGAATATTTAAGTATTTCTAAAAATTTTTATGGAGGATTTTTCCTTAGATTTGTAGCCTACTTAGTAGACTTATTAATTGTAATTCATTTAACAAGATTACTTAATACTTTGACCTTTGGTTTTTTAGATTTTGATTACAGCATACCAGTATTTAATTATACAATTTTATTTGCCATTACTTATTTTCTTTATTTCCTTTCTATGACTTATTTCTTATCTCAAACTTTAGGTAAGATGCTATTAAAATTAAAAGTTGAAAAATATAATGGAGAAAAACTTTCTTTAGTAGATACTTTTTACAGGGAAATAATAGGAAGATTTTTATCTCAAGTATTATTCTTGCTACCTTATTTAGCAGTAGCTTTTACAAATAGAAAAAAAGGTTTACATGACTATATAGCTGATACGGTAGTTATCAAAGAAGATTTTTCTAATTTAAGAGCCAAATTAAATGAAAGTTTGAAAAAGGAAGTTAAGATTATAAATTAG
- the sppA gene encoding signal peptide peptidase SppA: MKNKKRLIALISSVVILILSISFGNSVSVNKKSDDNSFVKSLLNKEITGSKIVLRDGDSSNVIQRIKVKGTIDDAMADEEAAYSVINQIHMAKNDPNVKAILLVVDSPGGGVYESNELYNALVKSGKDVYVSMESLAASGGYYISMAAKKIYAHQETITGSIGVIMSNLSAQQFLNEHGIKNQIIRSGEQKAVGGLTEDMNEATIATYKELNLESYNRFVDLIAKGRNMDREKVLSLADGRIYSAEQALKNGLIDKIASQKELISDIEADKKISNAQVVEYKAIDVNAGLLNRFINGLSKSIVKEIQSASAETNIQRNYLG, encoded by the coding sequence ATGAAAAATAAGAAAAGACTAATAGCATTAATATCATCAGTAGTAATATTAATATTGTCAATATCTTTTGGAAATTCTGTTTCTGTAAATAAAAAATCTGATGATAATTCATTTGTAAAATCTTTACTTAATAAAGAAATTACTGGTAGTAAAATAGTTTTACGTGATGGAGATAGCAGTAATGTAATCCAACGTATAAAAGTTAAGGGAACTATTGATGATGCAATGGCAGATGAAGAAGCGGCTTATTCTGTAATCAACCAAATTCACATGGCAAAAAACGACCCTAATGTAAAAGCAATTTTACTTGTAGTAGATAGTCCAGGTGGTGGTGTATATGAAAGTAATGAACTATATAACGCCTTGGTAAAAAGTGGTAAAGATGTTTATGTTTCAATGGAAAGTTTAGCTGCGTCTGGCGGTTATTATATTTCTATGGCTGCTAAAAAAATATATGCACATCAAGAAACTATTACAGGTTCCATAGGGGTAATCATGAGTAATCTTTCTGCCCAACAATTTTTAAATGAACACGGTATAAAAAATCAAATTATTCGTTCAGGAGAACAAAAAGCAGTTGGTGGCTTAACAGAAGATATGAATGAAGCAACTATTGCAACTTATAAAGAACTGAATTTAGAATCTTATAATCGTTTTGTAGACCTTATAGCCAAAGGTCGTAACATGGATAGGGAAAAAGTATTATCTCTAGCAGATGGAAGAATTTATAGTGCAGAGCAAGCCCTAAAAAATGGTTTGATTGACAAAATAGCTTCGCAAAAAGAGTTAATAAGTGATATAGAAGCTGATAAAAAAATATCTAATGCTCAAGTGGTAGAATACAAGGCTATTGATGTTAATGCAGGACTGTTAAATAGATTTATTAATGGTTTATCAAAATCAATAGTAAAAGAAATTCAGTCTGCATCAGCAGAAACAAATATCCAAAGAAATTATTTAGGTTAG